In the Tautonia rosea genome, one interval contains:
- the rtcA gene encoding RNA 3'-terminal phosphate cyclase, giving the protein MEWTPTPTGDDDAAIGPARRWRSHAGHGPTVGPHRLTASRRSGPAPPPLPRFAPMDSTHDHDSPPSPKPSDDFPIRSSSNRLVELDGADGEGGGQILRTALTLAMLTGRPFRISRIRANRDRPGLRPQHRSAVMAAAKLSGATVQGAAVGSQALTFRPRPFEPADLDIDIGTAGSTCLVLQTLALPIALRADRGVRVSLTGGTFNLKAPSFPFLDRTWRAYLKLMGLDLALAMPEAGFYPQGGGRLDAWIEHGNPRPLIAESRGALLRISGVAGACKLGSRRVADRMRDRAVALLNEAGIDAEIAIDLAEWSGPAPGAALALVLEHDGDTPPSTFVGLGARGKPAEEVAAEAVAELLDHLHAPGQGAVDAHSADQLVLPLALAEGRSLYTVSHVTEHLRTNIRTVAAFLDRRITLDEPDDGPGRVVIGDRGS; this is encoded by the coding sequence ATGGAATGGACGCCGACTCCGACCGGGGATGACGACGCGGCGATCGGGCCGGCCCGGCGCTGGCGGTCGCACGCGGGGCATGGACCGACCGTTGGGCCCCATCGCCTGACCGCGAGCCGAAGGAGCGGCCCGGCCCCGCCCCCGCTTCCGAGGTTTGCCCCGATGGACAGCACCCACGATCACGACTCGCCCCCCTCGCCGAAGCCCTCCGACGACTTCCCGATCCGGTCCTCCTCGAACCGCTTGGTCGAACTGGACGGCGCCGATGGGGAAGGGGGCGGGCAGATCCTTCGAACCGCCCTGACGCTGGCGATGCTCACCGGCCGACCCTTCCGGATTTCCCGGATCCGGGCCAATCGCGACCGACCGGGCCTGCGACCGCAGCACCGATCGGCCGTGATGGCCGCTGCGAAGCTCTCGGGGGCGACCGTGCAAGGAGCGGCCGTCGGCTCGCAGGCCCTGACCTTTCGCCCCCGTCCGTTCGAGCCGGCCGACCTGGACATCGATATCGGCACGGCGGGGTCTACCTGCCTCGTCCTGCAAACACTGGCCTTGCCCATCGCCTTGCGCGCCGATCGTGGCGTCCGGGTGTCGTTGACCGGCGGCACCTTCAACCTGAAGGCCCCCTCCTTTCCGTTCCTCGACCGGACCTGGAGGGCGTACCTCAAGCTCATGGGACTCGACCTCGCCCTGGCGATGCCCGAGGCCGGCTTCTACCCGCAGGGCGGCGGGAGGCTCGACGCCTGGATCGAACACGGGAACCCTCGGCCCTTGATCGCCGAGAGCCGGGGGGCTCTCCTGAGGATCTCGGGGGTCGCCGGGGCCTGCAAGCTGGGGTCGCGACGGGTGGCCGACCGGATGCGAGACCGTGCCGTCGCCTTGCTGAACGAGGCAGGCATCGACGCCGAGATCGCCATCGACCTGGCCGAGTGGTCTGGCCCGGCTCCGGGAGCCGCCCTCGCCCTGGTGCTTGAACACGACGGCGACACCCCGCCGAGTACGTTCGTCGGCCTCGGTGCCCGCGGGAAACCGGCCGAGGAGGTCGCCGCCGAGGCCGTGGCCGAGCTGCTCGACCATTTGCACGCGCCCGGCCAGGGGGCGGTTGATGCCCATAGCGCCGATCAGCTCGTGCTACCGCTCGCCCTGGCCGAAGGCCGGAGCCTCTACACCGTTTCCCACGTCACCGAGCACCTGCGAACCAACATTCGGACCGTCGCCGCGTTTCTCGATCGTCGGATCACCCTCGACGAGCCCGACGACGGCCCTGGTCGGGTCGTCATCGGCGATCGCGGGTCCTGA
- a CDS encoding DUF1559 domain-containing protein encodes MARCPGFTLIELLVVIAIIGVLIALLLPAVQSAREAARRAQCANNLKQLGIALHSYQSVHRTLPPGRVRSQVDGLGLVFSTFAQMLPQLDHGPLFNAINFDLNADRGIGFLENDTARRTRVAAYLCPSDTPSLFDREEQSPLNYQINVGTRHSVIENNGLFFENSRVRWADLRDGSSQTAMLSELFRGDGVRSNWVVEVVDAPLVSYEETCAPHHPGLPRARGNRWIYAAPNHTMYSHHRPPNDPSPDCRTGNPFGDASNAEWNLLALDGAARSRHPGGVNLLLADGSVRFVSSTVAIPVWNGLGTRAGGEVISAGSF; translated from the coding sequence TTGGCGCGTTGCCCCGGCTTTACCCTGATCGAGCTGCTGGTGGTTATCGCCATCATCGGCGTGTTGATCGCCTTGCTTTTGCCCGCCGTGCAATCGGCCCGAGAGGCCGCCCGACGTGCCCAGTGTGCCAACAACCTGAAGCAGCTTGGCATCGCCCTGCACAGCTACCAGAGTGTGCACCGGACGTTGCCTCCAGGACGAGTTCGCAGCCAGGTGGATGGCCTCGGCCTGGTCTTCTCCACGTTTGCACAAATGCTTCCTCAGCTTGATCACGGGCCGCTGTTCAACGCGATCAACTTCGACCTGAACGCCGATCGTGGCATCGGCTTTCTGGAGAACGACACCGCCCGGCGGACTCGGGTGGCGGCCTATCTGTGCCCGAGCGATACCCCCTCGCTCTTTGACCGGGAGGAACAGTCTCCCCTGAACTATCAGATCAACGTCGGTACGCGCCATTCGGTGATTGAGAATAACGGTCTCTTCTTCGAGAACTCCCGCGTGCGATGGGCCGACCTCCGGGACGGCTCGTCACAAACGGCAATGCTCAGCGAGTTATTCCGAGGCGACGGCGTTCGGTCGAACTGGGTGGTTGAGGTTGTCGACGCTCCGCTCGTCTCGTATGAGGAAACCTGTGCGCCGCATCATCCCGGTCTGCCGAGAGCCCGAGGCAATCGCTGGATTTACGCCGCGCCGAATCACACGATGTATAGCCATCACCGCCCCCCCAACGACCCCAGCCCCGACTGCCGCACCGGCAACCCCTTCGGCGACGCGTCGAATGCCGAGTGGAATCTGCTCGCCCTCGACGGTGCCGCTCGAAGCCGCCACCCGGGCGGCGTCAACCTGCTTCTGGCCGACGGCTCGGTGCGGTTCGTGAGCAGTACGGTGGCGATCCCGGTCTGGAACGGGCTCGGCACTCGGGCCGGCGGCGAGGTGATCTCCGCCGGCTCCTTCTGA
- a CDS encoding HEAT repeat domain-containing protein: MKIRGSEGHGAAGPRWVVKGLSGTLLLLLMSPGCGPSDPASKGLGGLSAGNPESRREAAAAMGYWDDSGEAAKAVGPLASALANDEDAGVRAASARSLGQLIRRHRIADVGEAVAALTTGMNDPDPEVRHASAVAMFGIGERPEGIAPALVAALRSSTMSVRDDADVALSELPITDPEHLETMLLGLDDESEVVRRASQMGLTMAPLDLDPESGAEAVTRAMDRDDDPEDRALLAAVLGRFPSTTSTARETLIAALADAPEGEVRAAAATALRPFAADDPGAAEALRTATAEDDAKDVRVASAAALADPSRSTEEARQTLLDAIKAGVSDETQSAELAEAIASEEGEGASLLIERLASDDPMIRAFSARGLGVVSPRTEGAREAITALIATLDDPEAEVRIASADALSRFGPAAISASSALARLAEGDQDLRVSAHAAAAIPIVDPPPTR, encoded by the coding sequence ATGAAGATCCGAGGAAGCGAAGGACACGGGGCGGCCGGGCCGCGATGGGTCGTCAAGGGCCTCAGCGGGACGCTGCTCCTGCTGCTGATGTCCCCGGGATGCGGGCCGTCGGATCCGGCCTCGAAGGGGCTGGGAGGGTTGTCGGCCGGCAATCCCGAGTCGAGGAGGGAGGCCGCCGCCGCGATGGGGTACTGGGACGACTCCGGCGAGGCGGCGAAGGCCGTCGGGCCCCTGGCCTCGGCACTGGCCAACGACGAGGATGCCGGGGTCCGCGCCGCCTCGGCCCGGTCGCTCGGTCAGCTCATCCGGCGGCATCGCATAGCGGACGTCGGGGAGGCGGTCGCGGCCCTGACCACCGGCATGAATGACCCGGATCCGGAGGTCCGGCATGCCTCGGCCGTGGCCATGTTCGGCATCGGCGAGCGTCCCGAAGGAATCGCACCGGCCCTGGTCGCCGCCCTGAGAAGCAGTACCATGTCCGTCCGTGACGACGCCGACGTGGCGCTGTCGGAGCTGCCGATCACCGACCCCGAACATCTCGAAACCATGCTCCTCGGGCTCGATGACGAATCGGAGGTCGTTCGGCGGGCCTCACAGATGGGTCTGACCATGGCGCCGCTGGACCTCGATCCCGAATCCGGGGCCGAGGCCGTGACCAGGGCCATGGACCGGGACGACGATCCAGAAGACCGCGCGCTGCTGGCAGCGGTGCTCGGCCGGTTCCCGAGCACGACCTCGACAGCCCGAGAGACGCTGATCGCGGCGCTTGCAGACGCCCCGGAGGGCGAGGTCCGGGCCGCCGCTGCGACTGCGCTGCGCCCGTTCGCGGCCGACGATCCGGGTGCCGCCGAGGCCCTTCGAACCGCAACGGCCGAGGACGATGCAAAGGACGTCCGCGTGGCCTCGGCCGCGGCGCTGGCCGATCCGTCCCGGTCGACCGAGGAGGCACGCCAGACCTTGCTCGACGCGATCAAGGCCGGCGTTTCCGACGAGACGCAGAGCGCCGAACTGGCCGAGGCGATCGCGTCGGAGGAGGGTGAGGGAGCGTCTCTCCTGATCGAGAGACTCGCCTCCGACGATCCGATGATTCGAGCCTTCTCGGCCCGGGGGCTCGGTGTCGTCTCGCCAAGGACTGAAGGCGCCCGAGAGGCGATCACGGCCCTGATCGCCACGCTCGACGACCCGGAGGCCGAGGTCCGCATCGCCTCGGCCGACGCCCTGAGCCGGTTCGGCCCAGCGGCGATTTCGGCCTCGTCGGCCCTTGCTCGGCTGGCTGAGGGCGATCAGGACCTCCGCGTTTCGGCTCATGCCGCCGCGGCCATCCCGATCGTCGACCCGCCGCCGACCCGGTAA
- a CDS encoding DUF1559 domain-containing protein, producing the protein MRLSRHRSGFTLIELLVVIAIIGVLIALLLPAVQSAREAARRAQCVNNLKQIGIAAHNYHDTVGAFPWGQGPLGCNDWNHITFMLPYMEQVQVFNAINFTFSWGCTGHPANTTATFTRLNTVICPSDENRLTWPSGPNSYHANAGSLPILFAWNGIRPNGPFGAVPEMPVIRMADIRDGTSNTAFHSERVMGIGSGNNQVIDFTTPTATIARVPAATRMDVPGPYWEACRVSDPRLPGITLGSGRPVGSHWHMGNPQSSRYNHVMAPNTWSCTDAGGNNGNGAQTASSRHPGIVNILFGDGTVRAVKNTVNIEVWWAIGSRNGGEVVSADQF; encoded by the coding sequence ATGCGCCTGTCTCGTCATCGATCCGGCTTCACGTTGATCGAGTTGCTGGTGGTCATTGCCATCATCGGCGTCCTGATCGCCCTGCTGCTGCCGGCGGTCCAGAGTGCCCGCGAGGCGGCCCGTCGGGCCCAGTGCGTGAACAATCTGAAGCAGATTGGCATCGCCGCGCACAACTATCACGACACCGTCGGCGCCTTCCCCTGGGGCCAGGGGCCCCTCGGCTGCAACGACTGGAACCACATCACCTTTATGCTCCCCTACATGGAGCAGGTGCAGGTCTTCAACGCCATCAACTTCACCTTCAGCTGGGGCTGCACGGGCCACCCGGCTAACACGACGGCGACCTTCACGCGCCTCAACACGGTGATCTGCCCGTCGGACGAGAACCGACTGACCTGGCCCTCCGGCCCGAACAGCTACCACGCGAATGCCGGCTCGCTCCCCATCCTCTTCGCCTGGAATGGCATCCGGCCCAACGGCCCCTTCGGCGCGGTCCCCGAGATGCCGGTGATCCGCATGGCCGACATCCGAGACGGCACCAGCAACACCGCCTTCCACAGCGAGCGTGTCATGGGCATTGGCTCCGGCAACAATCAGGTGATCGACTTCACCACGCCGACGGCCACGATCGCCCGCGTCCCCGCCGCAACCCGAATGGACGTGCCCGGCCCGTACTGGGAGGCGTGCAGGGTCTCGGACCCGAGGCTTCCGGGCATCACCCTGGGCAGTGGCCGGCCGGTCGGCTCGCACTGGCACATGGGCAACCCGCAATCCAGCCGATATAACCACGTGATGGCGCCCAACACCTGGTCGTGCACCGACGCCGGGGGCAACAACGGCAACGGAGCCCAGACCGCCAGCAGCCGTCACCCGGGCATTGTCAATATTCTCTTCGGCGATGGTACGGTCCGAGCCGTCAAGAACACGGTCAACATCGAGGTCTGGTGGGCCATCGGCTCCCGCAACGGCGGCGAGGTCGTCTCGGCCGACCAGTTCTGA
- a CDS encoding lactate racemase domain-containing protein encodes MSSVVAIPWGDEPPLELRLPDGWPDPDVIQPMLDGAIADYRAALTTALDAPLGGIDPIEEQVGPRSTVAIVVDDPSRWTPVREALPIVLERLRARGVSQKDISISVGVGRHHAVDAEAMTRRVGDEVAASYSCFSPPVDDLSQYEDLGTTDDGIPVRVFRPVAQADLRILIGSVLPHLQAGFGGGYKLIFPGTSHRSTLGAIHRVGLGGDAGALLGSTAEANPMRRAIRGAASRLGPCVSLSHVLGPPGQVFQVASGHPDAVQDHLAAEVARRYRAPDAEPADVVIAGNAPWPGDPMQSFKVLLNHRSACRSGGALVGFFWTNPAEIDRSFPMPAMRAIAATGAPGGLVMRRGLAMADRLVAASGSAASFMVRWARELVVDRDVLVYAPPLRDRIGPRLGPIRLYSDPAELRNRLEILARSAGTPSPRVRIFPSGGLTYCPARSAADTKEGVHSQGKNRR; translated from the coding sequence ATGTCGTCCGTCGTTGCAATTCCCTGGGGAGATGAGCCACCGCTGGAACTGAGGCTTCCGGACGGCTGGCCTGATCCGGACGTGATTCAGCCCATGCTCGACGGGGCAATCGCGGATTACCGTGCGGCCCTGACCACGGCGCTGGATGCTCCGCTGGGAGGCATCGATCCGATCGAAGAACAGGTCGGGCCGAGGTCCACCGTCGCCATCGTCGTGGATGATCCGTCACGCTGGACGCCGGTTCGGGAAGCACTGCCGATCGTCCTTGAGCGACTCCGAGCCAGAGGAGTTTCCCAAAAGGACATCAGCATCAGTGTTGGCGTTGGCCGACATCACGCGGTGGATGCCGAGGCCATGACGCGCAGGGTCGGTGACGAGGTGGCCGCCTCGTACTCGTGTTTCAGTCCTCCGGTCGATGACCTGTCTCAGTATGAGGATCTCGGGACGACCGACGACGGCATCCCGGTGCGCGTCTTCCGACCTGTTGCGCAGGCAGATCTTCGAATTTTGATTGGCTCGGTCTTACCGCATCTCCAGGCAGGGTTCGGCGGAGGATATAAACTGATCTTCCCAGGAACAAGCCATCGCTCGACTCTGGGAGCGATTCACCGGGTCGGACTCGGGGGAGACGCCGGAGCCTTGCTCGGCTCGACGGCCGAGGCAAACCCGATGCGACGGGCGATTCGAGGGGCAGCGAGCAGGCTCGGCCCCTGCGTGTCGCTCAGCCACGTGCTCGGGCCGCCGGGACAGGTCTTCCAGGTGGCGAGCGGGCACCCCGACGCCGTGCAGGATCACCTCGCCGCCGAGGTCGCCCGACGCTACCGAGCCCCCGATGCCGAACCCGCCGACGTGGTGATCGCCGGCAACGCTCCCTGGCCGGGTGATCCGATGCAGAGCTTCAAGGTCCTGCTCAACCACCGATCCGCCTGCCGGAGCGGCGGGGCGCTCGTTGGCTTCTTCTGGACGAATCCGGCAGAGATCGACCGTTCCTTTCCTATGCCCGCCATGCGGGCCATCGCCGCGACGGGGGCACCGGGAGGACTCGTGATGCGTCGCGGCCTGGCGATGGCCGATCGCCTGGTGGCAGCCTCGGGCAGCGCCGCCTCGTTCATGGTCCGATGGGCTCGGGAGCTGGTCGTCGATCGCGATGTTCTGGTCTATGCTCCTCCTTTGCGCGATCGGATCGGCCCCCGGCTCGGGCCGATCCGGCTCTACTCCGACCCGGCAGAGCTGCGGAATCGGCTGGAAATCCTCGCACGATCGGCCGGCACGCCCTCGCCTCGCGTGCGGATCTTCCCGAGCGGGGGCCTGACCTACTGCCCGGCCCGCTCGGCCGCCGACACCAAGGAGGGCGTCCACTCACAGGGCAAAAATCGCAGATAA